A single Pseudomonas putida DNA region contains:
- the xdhB gene encoding xanthine dehydrogenase molybdopterin binding subunit, whose product MSNHHVAKSQAEMAELFSQDLTTGVGRSVKHDSADKHVSGEALYIDDRLEFPNQLHVYARTADRAHARILRIDTTPCYAFEGVRIAITHEDIPGLKDIGPVVAGDPLLAIDKVEFFGQPVLAVAARDLETARRAAMAAIVEYEDLEPVLDVVDALRKKHFVLDSHTHQRGDSAAALASAPHRLQGTLHIGGQEHFYLETQISSVMPTEDGGMIVYCSTQNPTEVQKLVAEVLDVPMNKVVLDMRRMGGGFGGKETQAASPACLCAVVARLTGQPTKMRLPRVEDMTMTGKRHPFYVEYDVGFDDDGRLHGINLDLAGNCGYSPDLSGSIVDRAMFHSDNAYYLGDATVHGHRCKTNTASNTAYRGFGGPQGMVAIEQVMDHIARHLGRDPLAVRKANYYGKTERNVTHYYQTVEHNMLEEMTAELEASSDYAERRESIRRFNANSPVLKKGLALTPVKFGISFTATFLNQAGALIHIYTDGSIHLNHGGTEMGQGLNTKVAQVVAQVFQVDFSRIQITATNTDKVPNTSPTAASSGADLNGKAAQNAAEILKKRLTEFAARHYQVTEEDVEFRNGHVRVRDQIVSFEQLVQQAYFGQVSLSSTGFYRTPKIYYDRSQARGRPFYYFAFGAACVEVIVDTLTGEYKMLRADILHDVGDSLNPAIDIGQVEGGFIQGMGWLTTEELVWNAKGKLMTNGPASYKIPAVADMPLDLRVKLVENRKNPEDTVFHSKAVGEPPFMLGIAAWCALKDAVASIADYRVQPNIDAPATPERVLWGCEQMRKAVAAAQPAEPELETVTQ is encoded by the coding sequence ATGTCTAACCATCACGTAGCCAAGAGCCAGGCCGAGATGGCCGAACTGTTCAGCCAGGACCTGACCACCGGGGTCGGCCGCAGCGTCAAGCATGACAGCGCCGACAAGCATGTGTCGGGCGAAGCGCTGTACATCGACGACCGCCTGGAATTCCCCAACCAGCTGCACGTTTATGCGCGTACCGCGGACCGCGCCCATGCGCGCATCCTGCGCATCGACACCACGCCGTGCTACGCCTTCGAAGGTGTGCGCATCGCCATCACCCACGAAGACATCCCGGGCCTGAAAGACATCGGCCCGGTGGTCGCCGGCGACCCGCTGCTGGCCATCGACAAGGTCGAATTCTTCGGCCAGCCGGTGCTCGCCGTGGCAGCCCGCGACCTCGAAACCGCACGCCGCGCAGCGATGGCCGCCATCGTCGAATACGAAGACCTGGAGCCCGTGCTGGACGTGGTCGATGCGCTGCGCAAGAAACACTTCGTGCTCGACAGCCACACCCACCAGCGCGGCGATTCAGCCGCAGCCCTGGCCAGCGCCCCGCACCGGTTGCAAGGCACCCTGCACATCGGCGGCCAGGAGCACTTCTACCTGGAAACCCAGATCTCCTCGGTGATGCCCACCGAGGACGGCGGCATGATCGTCTACTGCTCCACGCAGAACCCCACCGAAGTGCAGAAGCTGGTCGCCGAAGTGCTCGACGTGCCAATGAACAAGGTGGTACTGGACATGCGCCGCATGGGCGGCGGTTTCGGCGGCAAGGAAACCCAGGCCGCAAGCCCGGCCTGCCTGTGCGCGGTAGTCGCACGCCTGACCGGCCAGCCGACCAAGATGCGCCTGCCACGGGTCGAAGACATGACCATGACCGGCAAACGCCACCCGTTCTACGTGGAGTACGACGTCGGCTTCGATGACGACGGCCGCCTGCACGGCATCAACCTCGACCTGGCCGGCAACTGCGGCTACTCGCCCGACCTGTCCGGGTCGATCGTCGACCGCGCCATGTTCCACTCCGACAACGCCTATTACCTGGGCGATGCCACCGTGCACGGCCACCGCTGCAAGACCAACACCGCCTCCAACACCGCCTACCGCGGCTTCGGCGGCCCACAGGGGATGGTCGCCATCGAACAGGTGATGGACCACATCGCCCGCCACCTGGGCCGCGACCCGCTGGCCGTGCGCAAGGCCAACTATTACGGCAAGACCGAGCGTAACGTCACCCACTACTACCAGACCGTCGAGCACAACATGCTCGAGGAAATGACCGCCGAGCTCGAAGCCAGCAGCGACTACGCCGAACGCCGCGAGTCGATCCGCCGCTTCAACGCCAACAGCCCGGTCCTGAAGAAGGGCCTGGCGCTGACGCCGGTCAAGTTCGGTATCTCGTTCACCGCCACCTTCCTCAACCAGGCCGGCGCGCTGATCCACATCTACACCGACGGCAGCATCCACCTGAACCACGGCGGCACCGAGATGGGCCAGGGCCTGAACACCAAGGTGGCACAGGTGGTGGCGCAGGTCTTCCAGGTCGATTTCAGCCGCATCCAGATCACCGCCACCAACACCGACAAGGTGCCAAACACCTCGCCGACTGCTGCCTCCAGCGGTGCCGACCTGAACGGCAAGGCCGCCCAGAACGCCGCCGAGATCCTCAAGAAGCGCCTCACCGAATTTGCCGCACGGCACTATCAGGTGACCGAGGAAGACGTCGAGTTCCGAAACGGCCATGTGCGTGTACGCGACCAGATCGTCAGCTTCGAGCAGTTGGTGCAGCAGGCCTACTTTGGCCAGGTATCGCTGTCGAGCACCGGTTTCTACCGCACGCCGAAGATCTACTACGACCGCAGCCAGGCGCGCGGCCGGCCGTTCTACTACTTCGCCTTTGGCGCTGCCTGCGTGGAAGTGATCGTCGATACCCTGACCGGCGAGTACAAGATGCTGCGCGCCGACATCCTGCATGACGTGGGTGACTCGCTGAACCCGGCCATCGACATCGGTCAGGTCGAAGGCGGTTTCATCCAGGGCATGGGCTGGCTGACCACCGAAGAGCTGGTGTGGAACGCCAAGGGCAAGCTGATGACCAACGGCCCGGCCAGCTACAAGATCCCGGCGGTTGCCGACATGCCGCTGGACCTGCGGGTGAAGCTGGTGGAGAACCGCAAGAACCCGGAAGACACGGTGTTCCACTCCAAGGCCGTGGGCGAGCCACCGTTCATGCTCGGCATCGCCGCCTGGTGCGCGCTCAAGGATGCCGTGGCCAGCATCGCCGACTATCGCGTGCAGCCGAACATCGACGCGCCGGCGACACCGGAGCGGGTGTTGTGGGGTTGTGAGCAGATGCGCAAGGCGGTGGCTGCAGCACAGCCTGCCGAGCCGGAACTGGAAACCGTCACCCAGTAA
- the xdhC gene encoding xanthine dehydrogenase accessory protein XdhC: protein MHQWINALADHQSRGEACVLVTIIEERGSTPRNAGSKMVVSATGLFDTIGGGHLEYKALHIARQMLEEHRSTPHLERFSLGASLGQCCGGATVLLFEPMAAVQAQIAVFGAGHVGRALVPLLAALPCRVRWIDSREQEFPEFIPNGVSKVVSEEPVDEVADLPPGSYCIVMTHNHQLDLELTAAILKRNDFTWFGLIGSKTKRVKFEHRLRERGYDDAVLARMRCPMGLPEVKGKLPIEIAVSIAGEIIATYNACFGQHDAAANAGPIAQLLPPSRRSQAI, encoded by the coding sequence ATGCACCAATGGATCAACGCCCTCGCCGACCATCAGTCCCGCGGCGAAGCCTGCGTGCTGGTGACCATCATCGAGGAACGCGGCTCGACCCCGCGCAACGCCGGCTCGAAGATGGTCGTCAGCGCCACCGGCCTGTTCGACACCATCGGCGGCGGCCATCTGGAATACAAGGCCCTGCACATCGCCCGGCAGATGCTCGAGGAACACCGCAGCACCCCGCACCTGGAGCGTTTCAGCCTCGGTGCCAGCCTCGGCCAGTGCTGCGGCGGCGCCACCGTGCTGCTGTTCGAGCCGATGGCCGCGGTGCAGGCGCAGATTGCCGTGTTCGGCGCGGGCCATGTCGGCCGCGCTCTGGTACCCTTGCTCGCCGCGCTGCCCTGCCGGGTGCGCTGGATCGACTCGCGTGAACAGGAATTCCCCGAATTCATCCCCAACGGGGTAAGCAAGGTCGTCAGTGAGGAACCGGTCGACGAAGTCGCGGACCTGCCGCCAGGCAGCTACTGCATCGTCATGACCCACAACCACCAGCTCGACCTGGAACTGACCGCCGCCATTCTCAAGCGCAATGATTTCACCTGGTTCGGCCTGATCGGCTCGAAGACCAAACGGGTCAAGTTCGAGCACCGCCTGCGCGAGCGCGGCTACGACGATGCCGTACTGGCGCGCATGCGCTGCCCGATGGGCCTGCCCGAGGTCAAGGGCAAGCTGCCGATCGAGATTGCCGTGTCCATCGCCGGCGAAATCATTGCCACCTACAACGCCTGCTTCGGCCAGCACGACGCTGCCGCCAACGCCGGCCCCATTGCCCAGTTGCTGCCGCCCTCCCGGCGCAGCCAAGCCATTTGA
- the guaD gene encoding guanine deaminase, with protein MTVTRKAYRAAILHSIADPAEVGLDASHEYFEDGLLVIDDGRISAVGPASELLPSLAADIEVVHYQDALITPGFIDTHIHFPQTGMIGSYGEQLLDWLNTYTFPCEKQFADKDHADKVAKIFLKELLRNGTTTALVFGSVHPQSVNALFEEAERLDLRMIAGKVMMDRNAPDYLTDTAESGYTQSKQLIERWHGKGRLHYAVTPRFAPTSTPEQLALAGQLLKEYPGLYMHTHLSENLKEIDWVKELFPEQKGYLDVYDHFELLSERSVFAHGVHLCDSECQRLAETGSAVAFCPTSNLFLGSGLFNLPQAERFKVNVGLGTDVGAGTSFSLLNTLNEAYKVMQLQGARLHPYKSLYLATLGGARALRLDDRIGSLRPGNDADFVVLDYKATPLLDYRIQQSSSIEETLFVLTTLGDDRTVRETYAAGRCVHQR; from the coding sequence ATGACCGTTACCCGCAAAGCCTACCGTGCCGCCATCCTGCACAGCATCGCCGACCCGGCCGAGGTAGGCCTGGACGCTTCCCATGAGTACTTCGAGGACGGCCTGCTGGTGATCGACGATGGCCGCATCAGTGCCGTCGGCCCTGCCAGCGAGCTGCTGCCAAGCCTGGCAGCCGACATCGAAGTGGTGCATTACCAGGACGCCCTGATCACCCCGGGCTTCATCGATACCCACATCCATTTCCCGCAGACCGGCATGATCGGTTCCTACGGCGAACAGCTGCTGGACTGGCTCAACACTTACACCTTCCCCTGCGAGAAGCAGTTCGCCGACAAGGATCACGCCGACAAGGTGGCGAAGATCTTCCTCAAGGAACTGCTGCGCAACGGCACCACCACCGCCCTGGTGTTTGGCAGCGTGCACCCGCAGTCGGTCAATGCCCTGTTCGAAGAAGCCGAGCGCCTGGACCTGCGGATGATCGCAGGCAAGGTCATGATGGATCGCAACGCCCCGGACTACCTGACCGACACTGCCGAGTCCGGCTACACCCAGAGCAAGCAGCTGATCGAACGCTGGCACGGCAAGGGCCGCCTGCACTACGCGGTGACCCCGCGCTTCGCCCCGACCAGCACACCAGAACAACTGGCCTTGGCCGGTCAGTTGCTGAAGGAATATCCAGGGCTGTACATGCACACCCACCTGTCCGAGAACCTCAAGGAAATTGACTGGGTAAAAGAGCTGTTCCCCGAGCAAAAAGGCTACCTGGACGTCTATGACCACTTCGAGCTGCTCAGCGAGCGCTCGGTGTTCGCCCACGGTGTGCACCTGTGCGACAGCGAATGCCAGCGCCTGGCCGAAACCGGTTCGGCCGTGGCGTTCTGCCCGACCTCCAACCTGTTCCTCGGCAGCGGCCTGTTCAACCTGCCCCAGGCCGAGCGCTTCAAGGTCAATGTGGGCCTGGGCACCGACGTCGGCGCCGGCACCAGCTTCTCGCTGCTCAACACCCTGAACGAGGCTTACAAGGTGATGCAGCTGCAAGGCGCGCGCCTGCACCCTTACAAATCGCTGTACCTGGCCACCCTCGGTGGCGCTCGCGCACTGCGCCTGGACGACCGTATCGGCAGCCTGCGCCCAGGCAACGATGCCGACTTCGTGGTGCTCGACTACAAGGCCACGCCGCTACTGGACTACCGCATTCAGCAGTCCAGCAGCATCGAAGAGACCCTGTTCGTGCTGACCACCCTGGGCGACGACCGCACCGTGCGCGAAACCTACGCTGCTGGGCGCTGCGTGCATCAGCGCTAA
- the aqpZ gene encoding aquaporin Z, protein MTMSLGTRMGAELVGTFWLVLGGCGSAVLAASSPVGIGVLGVAFAFGLTVLTMAFAIGHISGCHLNPAVSFGLVVGGRFPAKELLPYVIAQVIGAILAAAVIYFIASGKAGFELSSGLASNGYADHSPGGYSLGAGFVSEVVMTAMFLVVIMGATDARAPAGFAPIAIGLALTLIHLISIPVTNTSVNPARSTGPALFVGGWALQQLWLFWVAPLIGAAIGGALYRGLAKEP, encoded by the coding sequence ATGACCATGTCTCTGGGTACACGGATGGGGGCCGAGCTGGTCGGCACCTTCTGGTTGGTTCTTGGTGGCTGCGGCAGTGCCGTACTTGCAGCCAGTTCTCCCGTCGGCATCGGCGTGCTCGGTGTCGCTTTCGCTTTCGGGCTCACCGTGCTGACCATGGCGTTCGCCATCGGTCATATCTCCGGCTGTCACCTCAACCCCGCCGTGTCGTTCGGGCTGGTGGTGGGCGGGCGCTTCCCTGCCAAGGAGTTGCTGCCCTACGTCATCGCCCAAGTGATCGGCGCGATTCTGGCAGCTGCGGTGATCTACTTCATCGCCAGCGGCAAGGCCGGCTTCGAGCTGTCATCGGGCCTGGCCTCGAACGGCTACGCCGATCATTCGCCCGGCGGCTATTCGCTGGGGGCGGGCTTTGTCAGTGAAGTGGTGATGACGGCGATGTTCCTGGTGGTGATCATGGGCGCCACCGATGCCCGTGCCCCGGCAGGCTTCGCGCCGATTGCCATCGGCCTGGCCCTGACCCTGATCCACCTGATCTCGATCCCGGTGACCAATACCTCGGTCAACCCCGCGCGCAGCACGGGGCCGGCCTTGTTCGTCGGTGGCTGGGCCCTGCAGCAGCTTTGGCTGTTCTGGGTGGCGCCGCTGATCGGGGCTGCGATCGGCGGCGCGCTGTACCGGGGCCTGGCGAAAGAGCCTTAG
- a CDS encoding GntR family transcriptional regulator has product MNEQLQPLKKPARTGKAGRSGTQDDIVYAHIFEAILEQRLAPGTKLSEEALGEIFGVSRTIIRRALSRLAHESVVLLRPNRGAVVASPTVEEARQVFFSRRMVERAITELAVQHASLEQLNELRQMVREERDSFSRGDRGAGIRLSGEFHLKLAEAAGNAPLVSFQRSLVSQTSLIIAQYESGTRSHCSYDEHMQLIDAIEARDAEQAVSLMMHHMDHIDSKLNLDDESASDDLHAVFSHLLKKPKASAKG; this is encoded by the coding sequence ATGAACGAACAGCTGCAACCTCTGAAAAAACCTGCGCGCACTGGCAAGGCCGGCCGCAGTGGTACCCAGGACGACATCGTCTACGCGCATATTTTCGAGGCGATCCTCGAGCAGCGATTGGCGCCGGGCACCAAGTTGAGCGAGGAAGCGCTGGGCGAGATCTTTGGCGTCAGCCGCACCATCATTCGCCGCGCCCTGTCGCGCCTGGCCCACGAAAGCGTGGTGCTGCTGCGGCCTAACCGCGGCGCCGTGGTGGCCAGCCCGACGGTAGAAGAGGCGCGCCAGGTGTTCTTCTCGCGGCGCATGGTCGAACGCGCCATCACCGAACTGGCCGTGCAGCATGCCTCCCTGGAGCAGCTCAACGAACTGCGTCAGATGGTGCGCGAGGAGCGCGACAGCTTCTCCCGTGGCGACCGCGGCGCCGGTATCCGTCTTTCCGGCGAGTTCCACCTGAAGCTCGCCGAAGCCGCAGGCAACGCCCCGCTGGTCAGCTTCCAGCGCAGCCTGGTATCGCAGACTTCGCTGATCATCGCCCAGTATGAGAGCGGCACCCGTTCGCATTGCTCCTATGACGAGCACATGCAGTTGATCGATGCCATCGAGGCGCGCGATGCGGAGCAGGCGGTGAGCCTGATGATGCACCACATGGACCACATCGACAGCAAGCTGAACCTGGACGACGAGAGTGCCTCGGACGACCTTCACGCCGTGTTCTCGCACTTGCTGAAAAAGCCCAAGGCTTCCGCCAAGGGTTGA
- a CDS encoding NCS2 family permease — MESRKSEAPTLDLAPPLETSWLERIFKLKQHGSTVRTELIAGVTTFITMAYIIFVNPNIMADAGIDHGAAFVATCIAAALGCLLMGLYANWPVGLAPGMGLNAFFTYTVVGTMGYNWETALGAVFVSGVLFMFLTLSKVREWLLNSIPVSLRHAMGAGVGLFLGLIGLKTAGIIVDSPATLIKLGSLHEPGPLLAAVCFLLIAILSYKRVFGAILISIIGVTLAGWGLGLVKFGGVMSMPPSLAPTWMAMDVAGVFNVSMISVVLAFLFVHMFDTAGTLMGVAQRANLVAPDGRIENLSRALKADSASSVFGAVVGVPPVTSYVESAAGVAAGGRTGLTAVVVGILFIAAMFFAPLAGMIPAYATAGALIYVAMLMMGSMAHIHWDEATDSIPAIVTVIMMPLTFSVADGIALGFISYVALKAGTGKYKEISASLWVLCAIFIAKFVFL; from the coding sequence GTGGAAAGCCGCAAATCCGAAGCACCTACGCTGGATCTCGCGCCACCGCTCGAAACGAGTTGGCTGGAGCGGATTTTCAAACTCAAGCAACACGGCAGCACTGTCAGAACCGAACTGATCGCCGGGGTGACCACCTTCATCACCATGGCATACATCATCTTCGTCAACCCCAACATCATGGCCGACGCCGGCATCGACCATGGTGCCGCTTTCGTCGCCACCTGCATCGCCGCCGCGCTGGGCTGCCTGCTGATGGGCCTGTACGCCAACTGGCCGGTGGGCCTGGCGCCGGGCATGGGGCTTAACGCGTTCTTTACCTACACCGTGGTCGGCACCATGGGCTACAACTGGGAAACTGCGCTGGGGGCGGTGTTCGTCTCGGGCGTGCTGTTCATGTTCCTGACTTTGTCGAAAGTGCGCGAATGGCTGCTGAACAGCATCCCGGTCAGCCTGCGCCATGCCATGGGGGCCGGCGTCGGATTGTTTCTCGGGCTGATCGGCCTGAAAACCGCCGGCATCATCGTCGACAGCCCGGCCACGCTGATCAAGCTGGGCTCGCTGCATGAGCCAGGGCCGCTGCTGGCGGCGGTGTGCTTCCTGCTGATCGCCATCCTCAGCTACAAACGGGTGTTCGGCGCAATCCTGATCAGCATCATCGGCGTCACCCTTGCTGGCTGGGGCCTGGGGCTAGTGAAGTTCGGCGGGGTGATGTCGATGCCGCCGAGCCTGGCGCCAACCTGGATGGCCATGGACGTGGCCGGCGTGTTCAACGTCAGCATGATCAGCGTGGTGCTGGCGTTTCTGTTCGTGCACATGTTCGACACTGCCGGCACGCTGATGGGCGTGGCACAGCGGGCGAATCTGGTAGCGCCGGACGGGCGCATCGAGAACCTGTCACGGGCATTGAAGGCCGACAGTGCTTCGAGCGTGTTCGGCGCCGTGGTCGGTGTACCGCCAGTCACCAGCTATGTCGAAAGTGCTGCGGGTGTGGCCGCAGGTGGCCGAACCGGCCTGACGGCTGTGGTGGTGGGCATCCTGTTCATCGCCGCGATGTTCTTCGCACCATTGGCTGGAATGATCCCGGCTTACGCGACTGCCGGTGCGCTGATCTATGTGGCGATGTTGATGATGGGCAGCATGGCGCACATTCATTGGGACGAAGCCACCGACAGCATTCCGGCGATCGTCACGGTGATCATGATGCCGCTGACCTTCTCGGTCGCCGACGGTATTGCCCTGGGCTTCATCAGCTATGTGGCATTGAAGGCAGGTACCGGCAAGTACAAGGAAATCTCCGCCAGCCTGTGGGTGCTTTGCGCGATCTTCATTGCCAAGTTCGTGTTCCTCTGA
- the uraH gene encoding hydroxyisourate hydrolase — protein MGRLTTHVLDAAHGCPGSSIKVELYRVEGQQLELVNTALTNSDGRVDAPLLQGDDYRTGVYQLQFSAGAYYRARGVQLPDAAFLDVVVLRFGIDEKQEHYHVPLLISPYSYSTYRGS, from the coding sequence ATGGGACGTTTGACCACACACGTACTGGATGCCGCGCATGGCTGCCCAGGCAGCTCGATCAAGGTCGAGCTGTACCGCGTCGAAGGCCAGCAGCTGGAGCTGGTGAACACTGCCCTGACCAACAGCGATGGCCGCGTCGACGCGCCGCTGCTGCAAGGTGACGACTACCGTACCGGCGTCTACCAGCTGCAGTTCAGTGCTGGCGCCTATTACCGTGCCCGCGGCGTGCAGCTGCCGGATGCGGCGTTTCTTGATGTTGTCGTGTTGCGTTTCGGCATCGATGAAAAGCAGGAGCACTACCACGTGCCGCTGCTGATCTCGCCGTACAGCTATTCGACCTACCGCGGAAGCTAG